In Cloacibacillus sp., the genomic stretch AGAACGAGGCGATACTTACCGGGCATCCGCAAAAAATAGAAAAAGGCTGGCGCTGGAGCTGGAAAAAATAATAACTCCACCGGCGTTTTTGCTTACATAAATACTCACAGGCCCCTTAAAGGCGGGAAGATAGATCAAAGAGCTTCGATTTATCTTCCCGCGATTTTTTTCTTTATATTCATCAGCATTAATCAATCTCTTATAACGCTTTTGTTTCCTTATCCGAGGCAGAAAACGACGGGAAGTAAATGGAAAAGGCTTAGTTTTCTGAATTGGGGAAAACTAAACACAAAATCTATTCACATCATGTGTATAATATTCCCCTATTTGATAAAAAGCTGCGTAATTTACGTGAGCGCCGCGCTTTATAGTTTTTACTGAGATAAAAATAGTAAGTGTTTCTAGTTCAATAAAAATATATAGTATGTATATTATCCACATCATCCCCATATATCCACAGACTACTGTGATTTTCCATTTTTCCCATCGCAATGTAGGAAATCAACAAAAATCAAATTGTCTGATTTTTACATTTACAAAATTTTTACGTTGAGACGACTGGATTTTTAGATTTGTCTACAGCTCTGTGGATTATAATGTGGATATGTGTATAAGTTTTGTGTATTTCTTTTGTTTTTTCGGCTTGCGGTGTTGACGCGTCGCCCTCTATGTGCTTTCCTACCTATGAACGCCGAAGATAAAGAGAGGGGCGCCAAAATCAAAAAATGACCGCCTTGTCGTTTGAAGTGAGCATTTTTATTTTTTTGTTTGGCCGATTCATGATAAAATCTTTAGTTGGAAGAATATCAATAATGCTCTTCTTTTGGAGTGAAGTGAATGTCGAAAGATTTAGATATAATTTGGAAAGAGTATTACAAATATTGTCTTGAGAAACTCGGGCCTGAGGACAAGACCGCCGAGATATATCTCCAGACCTGTATGCCCATCTCCCTTGACGGGGGGGTGCTGGTGCTGGACGTGGCCACACAATTCGCAATGGATCAGATAGCGAAACGGTATCTGCCGCGGATGAAGGAGCTTTTGGTCGAGACGAGCTTCGGGTCGGACATACAGCTCAAGGTGCCTGTTGAGACCGCCTTTCCAACCGATAAGGAAAGCCGGCTCTCAGAACCTCGCCTTCCGGAACCGCAAAAAACGTCGGCCGGACGCAACGGGCTCAATCCAAATTATGTATTTTCCTCCTTCGTAGTCGGCAAGTCAAACAGGCTTCCGCACGCCGCGAGCCTTGCTGTCGCCGAATCTCCAGGCAACACCTACAACCCTTTCTTCATCTGGGGAAAGGTCGGCCTTGGCAAGACGCATCTTATGCACGCCATAGGACATCACATCGAGGCCGCGAACCAGAATACAAAAATACTCTACGTGAGCGCGGAAAAATTCACAAACGACCTTATCACGGCAATAAGAAACAATACAAATCAGGAGTTCAGAGCGCGCTATCGCGAGCTGGACGTGCTGATGATAGACGACGTGCAGTTCATCGCCGGCAAAGAGCAGACGCAGGAGGAGTTTTTCTGGACCTTCAACACTCTGCATGACGCAAAAAAACAGATAATAATAAGCGCGGACCGTCCTCCAAAGGACATAGACGGCATAGCCGACAGGCTCGTTTCGCGTTTTGAATGGGGTCTAGTGACCGACATCCAGCCGCCGGATCTTGAAACGCGCGTCGCAATCCTCCAAAAAAAGGCCGAGATGAAAAAATACATGAACATCCCGGACGACGTCATTATGTTCATAGCGCAGAACATCCCAAGCAACATAAGGGAGCTTGAAGGCTCTTTGAACAGGATCGTCGCCTGCTCCGACCTCAACCACGAGCCGATAAACATCGAAAACGCCGGCGTCTGGCTGAAGGACCTCATAAAAGAGCACCCGACAGGCGCGGTCAGCATAGGCCTCATACAGCAGCTTACAGCGGAGGCGTTCGGCTTTTCGATGGACGAACTGCTTTCCAAAAAAAGAACGGCAGATCTCGCGCTCGCACGCCAGACCGCTATGTACGTCGCGCGCAACAAAACAAGCGAGGCGCTTATCCAGATAGCCTATGCGTTCAACAAGAAAGACCATACTGTTGTCATCCACGCATGCCGGAAAATAACGGAGCTTATCAAGAGCGACCTTCGCGTCCGATCATTTGTGGATAACATTGTGAATAAATTATAATTTTTCACCACATTTTGGTGGATTATTTTGTGGGCAGTTTTACTCTCGCAATTTTCCACACAAAAAATGTGTATACTGTGGATAAGTTTTGAGGATAACTAAATACTTCTCCACATCGAAAAAGTCGGCAGGGAGCGGATTTACACGAGAAATCCACATTTCCACAGCCACTACTACGACGAATACGATTTTTTATTTAAATAAGGTGTATTAATAGGAGGGGACGTCATGAAGCTTACCATCAATAAAAAACTGTTTCTCGCAAGCTGGGGTCTTGCCGAGAGGAGCACCTCGACAACCGGGTCCGTCAGCATTCTTTCATCGATCCTGCTTAAGGCTGGGCCTGATGAGGTCACTTTGCAGGCGACCGACATCAAGACCTCCGTAATCTGCCGCACCTCCGGGATAACCGTCTATGAACCTGGAGACGCGGTATTTCCGATAAAGATGGTGAGCGACCTTTTCAAAAAGGCGCCTGGAGAGGAATTTACGCTTGAGGTCAAAGAGGGCAAGGTCACTCTGCGTGCCGGCAAGAGCAAATATAATTTCTCGACCTATCCGCTTGCTGAGTTTCCAGTGCTTCCAAGCTCCGAAAAAGCACGTCCGTTCTGCACCGTTTCCGCCTCAGAGCTTGCGCGCGTGCTAGACGAAGGTACGCTTGCCGCCTCTTCCGGCGAGGAATTTCCGCTTTACCTCTCCTCCGCTAATCTCCAGATAGTTCAAAACAGGCTGGACGTCGTCTCCACCGATACGAGACGCCTCGCGCTTGCCTCCGTATCTGTAACGGAACCAGGCGGAGACGCCTCAGCGCTGCTTCCGATGAAGGGCGTGAAGGAGCTTCAGCGCATCCTTTCGTCGCTTGCTCCAGATACGACTGTCTCCGTCCTTTACGACAGCGCGCAGTTTTATTTCAAGACCGACTCACTTGAATTTACCGTGCGCCGCGTCGAATCAAAATTTCCCCCCTACGAGAAGATATTGCCGAAAGGCAGCACGCTTGAGGTACTTACAGACCGCGGCGCGCTCATCTCCGCGCTTGAACGCGCAGACGTAATCGTCCGCGATTTCAACCGAATGGTAATCATGGACATAGTTCCGGGAGAGAGCCTGATGCTCCGCGCGAAGGCGCCTGACTTCGGACAGGCCAAGGAAGAGGTGGCGGCGGACATAAGCGGCGCGGAACTTCGCATTGCAATAAATTCCAAGTTCTTCCTTGAAGCGCTTAAGGTGCTCCGCGAGCCTGACGTCAAGCTTTCCTTCAACGGACAGGCGGGCCACATGGCGGTCAAACGAAGCGCAAGCGACGATTTCCTCTGCCTTATAGCGCCGATAAACCTCACCGAGGCCGAGCTCAGAGCGGCCGATCCTGATTCAGACGGGACAGATGGGATTTAGTCGGGTAAGATTCAACAACTTTAAAAACATAGAGCCCCGGGAGATGAGATGGTCCCCGGGGCTCAATCTGCTAACGGGCAAAAACGGCGCCGGAAAGACGAACATCCTTGAAGGCATAAACATAATATCCGGCTGGGGCCCGCTTGACGGGGGGGCGAAAGCCTCGTCTCTTGCCTCGTGGAACAGCGGCTCGCAGGAGATACAGCTTACCGGCGAGCTTGAGTCAAAAGAGATAATCAGAGTCAAAATAGCAAAGCGCTTCATGCTGAAAATAGACGAAAAGACGACGAGCGCCTCGGACCTCAGGTGGAAGATACCGGTACTCACCTTTCTTCCCGAGGACATGTCGATAATCGAAGGCGCCTCCGCGTCAAGGCGCAGGCTGATAGATATGCTGCTTGCGATAATCATTCCGTCATACGCTCTGCGGCTTTCGGAATACAGGCGCGGAGTCCGCCAGAAGGCGCAGTTTTTAAAACGCGGAATGCCTTCACTTGTCGCGGACCGCGTCCTTATGCCTCTTGCCTCCTGGATATGGAAGATGCGCGAAGAGGGAGTCCGGCTGCTTTCTTCGTGCCTCGACGACCTTTCGGATCTTACGCCGGCGAAAATAGAGCTTTCCTTGAAGCGCGGAGGCGCTGGATTTTGTCAGGAACACGAAGAGGATTACGCAAGAGCCGTTTTTGCCAATAGGGAGCGGGAAAGCGCTTTGAAATTTCCGCTTGTAGGCCCGCACCGCGACGACGTCATAATCACCGCGGGAGGACGTCTTGCCGCCGACTCGCAAAGCCGCGGGCTGCGGAGGCGCACCGCGATAGCGCTTTTGCTCTGCGCGGCGGACGGAGTGAGGCGAAAGACGGGCCGCTCGCCAGTGCTGCTTTTGGACGAGGTGACGGCGGAGCTTGACGACATCGGGCGCGCGCTGCTTTTTGACGCGCTCACTGCAAGGCGTACGCAGGTATTCGCAGCTACTGCTGAATCTGCGGCCTCGTTTCCAGGCGCCGTCTATACCGTGACAAACGGCGCGGTTTCTGAGAATTTTTCTTAAAAAGAAGTGTGATCTAAGTGAAAATAAACGACAAATACGACGTAATAGTGATAGGAGGCGGACATGCCGGATGTGAGGCGGCGCTTGCCGCCTCAAGAATGGGCTGCCGCACCCTCTTGCTCTGCCTCTATCTTGAAAGCATAGCGATGATGCCCTGCAATCCATCGATAGGCGGCCCCGCAAAAGGCCACATGGTGCGCGAGATAGACGCGCTTGGCGGCGAATGCGCGGCTGCGGCGGACGCAGCGACCCGCCATCTGCGTTGGCTGAACACCTCAAAGGGCGCGGCTGTACGCGCGCTTCGCGCCCAGTGCAGCCCAAGAAGGTACAGCGACCATTACCGCTGCGCGCTGCTGCGCCAAAACAATCTTGAGCTCCATCAGGCTCAGGCGTCAGAGCTTATAGTTGAAAACGGCGCGGCGCGCGGCGTAAAAATAAAGACGGGACAGAGCTTTTACGCCTCGTGCGTAATACTTGCGACAGGCACATACCTCGCCTCAAAGATCCACATAGGCCTCACCTGCCACAAATCCGGGCCGCTTGGAATGGTCTCCGCCTATGATTTTTCGCGCAGCCTGAAAAAAGCCGGCCTTGAAACTGGGCGTCTGCGCACGGACACGACGCCGAGGCTGCACCTTGACACCATCGACTGGGAGTCGCTTGAATGTCAAAAAAGCATAACGGAGCCGCAGGCGCTATCTTTTTTTGGCGAAAAAAAAATCTACGACGAGATGGTCTGCGGCATGACGCGCACAAATGAACAGACTCATTCCATCATAAGAAAATATTTTGAACAGTCGCCCCTTTGGACGGGCAGGCTCGGCACCGAAGGCCCCAGATATTGCCCCTCCATCGACGACAAGATAATCAAGTTCCCTGAAAAGGACAGCCACCCCATCTTTCTCGAACCGATAGCTCCTGAGGGCAAAGAGGTCTATGTACAGAATTTTTCGACCTCTATGTGCTTTGAGGCTCAGCTTGAATCTGTACGCACCATAAAAGGCTGCGAAAAGGCGCACATCCTGCGTCCCGGCTATGCGATAGAATATGATTTCGTGCAGCCTACGCAGCTTACGGCGTGGCTTGAGGCAAAACCGGTAAAAAATCTCTTTTTGGCGGGCCAGATAAACGGCACCTCCGGCTACGAAGAGGCGGCGGCGCAAGGGCTCATAGCCGGCATCAACGCCGCTATGAGGGTGAAAGAAAAAGAGCCGTTTGTGCTTAGGCGCGACGAATCATACATAGGAGTGCTCATAGACGACCTTGTTACGAAGGGTACGAAAGAGCCGTACAGAATGCTTACGAGCCGCTGCGAATACAGGCTTTTGCTGCGTCACGACAACGCGGCCGACAGGCTTTGCGAAAAAGGATATAAGGCGGGGCTTCTTCCAGAGGAAAAATGGAGCCGTTTCTTAGAGTCCCAAAAACTTACCGAGGCCGAGGCCGCCCGCATCAAGCTCTTTAGGATAGAGCCAACGCCTGAAAACAACGAAAAAATTACCGCAGCCAGCTCGTCTTCGATAACGGAACCGACATCCGCGGAAAATCTGCTAAGACGTCCTGAGATATCATGGGATCTGATCGCTTCGATGACCGGTTCCGAACTGGAAAAAGAATACGGCGAAAAAATAGCGGATGGCCTAAAATACGAGGGGTATATAGAACGCCAGCTTCGTCAGGTCGAAAAATTCAGGCGCATGGAGCTGCTGAAAATACCGGACTATATAAACTACGAGACTTTGACCGGCCTCTCAGCGGAGGGCCGCGCGAAGCTGCTGAAAATAAAGCCGGCCGCGCTTGGACAGGCCTCGCGCATCCCCGGCGTCCCGCCGACGGACATACAGCTTTTGTGGGTAGCCATTGAAGGCGGAAGAAGAGAAAAAAACGATGAGCGGCGCGAAAGAGGATAAATTTAAGAGCGCGGCCGACATTGTAAGCTCCGCCATCTTTGGAAGCGACGCCTCGCGCGCGCTGCCTGACGCTGGACGCTGGGCGCAGCTGCGGCTCGCCCTCAAAATGGCCGAGCTTGAAGAAAAATGGGAACAGGCGGCGGGCACAGCTCTTGCCTCAAAAAGCCGTCCCGCAGCCTGCGACGCCTCAGGCGACGTGATGACAGTGCTCATACACGTTGCCGACCAGACGGTGCTTTCCTCTGTGCGCTTTCGCAAAAATCAGTTGGAGCGCCGTCTGGCCGGTTTTTTCGGCGTGCCAAGCGTCAGGGCTGATTTCAAAGTAGGCCCTGTAGTTCGGCCTCCAGAGACCAAAGAGGCTGCAGCCGCTGCGGACAGAAGGCCTCCCGTGCTGCTTTCCGACGCCGAGGTGCGCGATGAGACGCTTAAATTTTCCGACGAGGGGCTCTCCGTCGAGGCCGCGGAAAAATTCGCGCGCATAAAGCTGTCGCTTGAAAAACTTGCAAAGCGAAGAGATACCGGGCAAAAATAAAAATCCGCGCCTCCCACAGGCTGCGGCGTTTATTTAAGAAGAAAACAGAAACATCAGAGGTTTTCTTAACTATTTACGCCTCGTATAACTATATCCGCAAAAATCTATGTATTTTTACCAATACCCACACAAACTAAATCATATATGATAGAATATATCCAGTTAAACGATAATAAATTTAAATTTCTAACAATGGAGGAATTAAAGATGAAATTAGGCGAAATAATGAAAGACGGAGATTTTAAAGCGGAGAAGCACGTTCCGACCATCGAAGCGCCGGAGTCAATAAAAAAGGGTGAAGAGGCGCTCGTCAAAGTGATGGTAGGCAAAGAGATCAAGCACCCGAACACGCCGCTTCATCACATAAGCTGGATACAGCTCTACTTCAAGCCCGACGATGCGACTCCGGCAGTAGACGTAGCGAAGTTCAGCTTCAACAGCCACGGCGACACGATGGATCTTGAAAAGCCCGGATGCGCCGTCACCGAACCCGCAAGCTGCGTAAGATTCAAGCCTACAAAGTCAGGCACGCTCATCGCGGAGAGCTTCTGTAACGTCCACGGGCCGTGGGAGTGCTCAAAGAAAATCGAGGTCACGGAATAACGCACCGCGCGCCACAACAGATAAAGTTTTAAAAATTGCATTTTAACAAAAGAGCGGGCAAATGCCCGCTCTTTTGTGCGCTTACGATATTTAAGATCATGGGCTTTGCTTTGCGAAAAGCTTTAAATATTGCCGCTTACATTTTTAATATTAAAATCATTAAATAAGGGATGCCGCGCGCCGCAAAAGCGGTAAAAACAACTTATTCACATCGGAGCTTTTTAAAATGCCGGCAAATAAGAGCGATATCGTCCGCAAAAACCGCGTTGCTCACATTCTTATACACATTATGTGTATAAGAATGTAGATAAGTACGTGGATAGACGGCATCTGCCGCCGCGCTTTTCTTTATAAAGCGGGGCAACTTCTTCCGCTTGTTGTTTAAGCGAACAACTGGCCTATGAACGTTTAGCGATAGCGGCTCCGATCTTAAGCGTCTCCGCTTCCGTGTTTTCTATGCCGTGCGAGTTGCCGCGGCGGCACAGCAGTATGTCCCCCGCCTTTACCGTTCTTTTTTCGTTCTCTTCGCAGTAGAGGCCGCTTCCAGCCATAATGAAGTAGACCTCTTCGTTGTCCTCGTGCTTGTGGTAGCCGATCGACGCGCCTGGTTCAAGTTCGAGCCGCGTCGTCATTATGAAGGCGCCGTTTGTGTCAGGTATATCTATGGGGAAGGCAAGCGCGCGGCCGTTTCCCGTTCCTCCAAGTTTTTCCCTCTGTATTCCCTCTTCCTGATTTTTCAATATCATCTCTGTCGCTCTCCTAAAATTCAAGATAATGGCCGATTAAGGCAGTCAATAACTAAAATTATATTTAAAAAGGCCGGCTTGTCTATTAAAATAAGATAAGTTATGTGTGAAATATAATTGACTAATATTGATTAAATTTGGGCCGGCAAGCAGCATGATAAAATATACCAAGACTGGGCCGTGTACGGCCCTTTGTGAGGAGAAATGGATATGTGCGATAGCTCTAAGGTATACTTTACAAATATGCGGGCGGCGCCAGAGATGAATCTGCTTCAAAAGCTTGATATGCTGATGCGCAGGGCCGGGATCGAAAAAATCAGCTTTAAAAATCAGTTTGTCGCGATAAAAATGCATCTTGGCGAACCAGGCAACATCGCCTATCTTCGCCCGAACTACGCAAAGACCTGCGCGGACCTTATAAAATCGCTTGGAGGAAAGCCCTTTCTGACGGACAGCAACACCCTCTACGTAGGACGCAGAAAGGACGCGCTCGAACATCTTGAGGCGGCCTATGAAAACGGGTTCAATCCGTTCTGCACCGGCTGCCACGTCATCATAGCCGACGGACTGAAAGGTTCGGACGAGGCGCTTGTTCCGATAAAGGGCGCGGAACTTGTGAAGCAGGCGAAAATAGGCCGCGCTATAGCCGACGCGGACGTCATTTTTTCACTGACGCACTTCAAGGGGCACGAACTGACGGGCTTTGGCGGCGTCATAAAAAATATCGGAATGGGTTCCGGCTCGCGAGCCGGAAAAATGGAGATGCACTGCGACGGAAAGCCCTCCGTTTCGGAGGATAAATGTATCGGCTGCGGAAGATGCGCGAGAAACTGCGCGCAGCACGCGATATCCTTTTCCGGCGGCAAGGCTGCCGTAAAAGAGGACAAATGCGTCGGCTGTGGCCGCTGCATCTCGGCCTGCCCCTTTGACGCGATCTCAGAAAACAATTACAGCAGCAACGAGAATCTCTGCAAAAAGACGGCGGAGTACGCAAAGGCCGTGCTTGACGGAAAACCTTCCTTCCACGTAAGCATAGTGGTGGACGTAGCACCCTTCTGCGACTGCCACGCGGAAAACGACGCTTCGGTGATTGCGGACATCGGCTTTTTCGCCTCGTTCGACCCTGTGGCGCTCGATCAGGCCTGCGCGGAGGCGGTCATGGCGGCGCCAGCCGTCTGCAACACCTATCTTTCTGAAAAAATAAAGGAAAACGGCGTGGACGGCGACAACTTCCACGCGATGCACCCGTCCACGCACTGGCAGACGATGCTTGAGCACTGTGAAAGGCTAGGCGTGGGAACAAGAAAATATGAGCTTATAGAGGTATAAGCTCATATTAAATTTAAATTTTTGACGTGCGGCTTTGGTTTTTGTTTTTTACATAGCCTGCACGTCGAAGATTATTTTTGCGGCTATCAAAAGCAGCACGGCGCCGCCGAAATATTCAGCGTTCTTTCCAAAGCGCTCGCCGAGCCTTTTTCCGACGAGCGCGCCTATTACCGAAAGCGCGAATGTTATGACGCCCGCAATGACGGATAGCCTCCATGCGGAACCGCCGGTGCTTTCTATTGAAAAGCCGACGGCGAGCGCGTCAAGCGACGTGGCGAAAGCAAGCAGGATGACGTTTTTCACAGTTACAGTCATACAGCTGTTGGCGCACCCGTCCTGTTTGCCGGCCTCGCGTATCATGCCTATCGCCACCCAGACGATGAGCGCGGCGGCCATCCACGGCGTCCAGCTCCCGAAAACGCCGGAGGTGTGTTGCGCTATCTGGCCGCCAAGAAGCGGCATGAAAAACTGAAAGCCGCCGAAGGCCGTCCCCAGTATGAGCGCCTCGCGCTTTGTCAGATGTTCGTGACAAAGCCCAAGACAGATAGAAACGGAAAACGCGTCCATCGCAATAGAGGCCGCGGTCGCTGTTACAGCGAGATTTTCAGAAAACAACATCTACCGCTCAAGCCATCTTTTTTTGTATAGATCGCAGACAGAGACGAAAAGCACAAGCACAAGAGGGCCGATGAAAATGCCAAGAAAGCCCCATTTTATCAGGCCGCCGAAGATGCCAAGGATTATGAGCAGCGTCGGTATCTCATGTTCTTTGGCGCCGCCCCCGCTTATTAGAAAAGGCCGCAGCACGTTGTCCGCTACGCTTACGACGCAGGCGCCCCAGATAAACAAAAAGACAGCCTGTTTCGCGTCGCCGGAAAGTGCGAGGTAGAGAGCGCCTGGCCCCCATACAACCGCCGTTCCCATCGGAAACATTCCAAAAAAGAACATCAGCATCCCAAACAGCGCGGGACTGCCGAGCCCGACGAACCACCAGCCAAGAGCGCCAAGGATGGCCTGCGCCGCAACTGTAAGGATTGCGCCGTAGATTATAGAGTTCATGATAGAGGCCGTCCTTGTGAAAAAAGTTCCCTTTTCATCCTCTGAAAGCGGCACGATCTCCATTATCCACGTTATTATCCTGCCTCCGTCCCTTATAAAGAAGAAGGAAACCATCAGAGTAACCATCGTGCTGAACAAAAAAGAGGAGCCCTGTTCTATGACGGAGGCCGAAAGCGAGCTCAGCGCCTTTGCGCCCCACTGCGCGGCGCCGCTTAAGAGGTTCTTCACCGCCGCCGAATTTTCTAAAAAGGACCGGATGTAATCAGAGGCCCAAAGAGGCATCCACGCCGGAGGGTCGATACTCTTTCCTGAAAAGGCCTGCGCCTGCAGCGCCGATAAAAAATGCGTCAGCTTCACGCCCATGCCGGCCGCCTCGCTTCCGAGCGTCGTGATTATATAGGCCACGGGCACGACGCAGAGAATAAGCAGTACAAGAAGCGTAAGCATCGCGGAGAGAGTCTGGGCGTGTCCCCTTAACATTTTTTTATTTATAAAATGAAATATCGGCATCGATACAAACGAAAGCATCGCGGCCCAAATTATTGGAGAGGTCATAGTTGACGCCACATCCCACGCAAGCAGCGCAAAAAAGCTGAAAAAAATCAAAAACGGCAGATTTTGTGATATAAAATTCTCGTTCCCGCACTTAGTACTCATATAATATTGCCTCCACCAATGCTATAATATAAACGGAGTTTATTATACATCAACCACTAACAGAAAGAGGTGGGTGTTTTGAGCATGCCTGCAGAGGAATTATCTTATCGTGATGAAACGGAGGCGGCCGTCCCCCGAATGGAACATAAACCTGAAGAAAAAGCACAAAAAAAGGCAGGCATTTCCGCAGAAAGCCAGGCCTTCTTTAAAAACGCAATAAAGATCATAGCGATCGGCGGAGGCGGCGGAAACGCGCTGAACCACATCATCTCCCACGGGATAGACGGCGTGGACATGCTCGCCGTCAACACCGATATACGTTCGCTCGACATGTCGCTGTGCAGCGCAAAAATCGTGCTGGGCGAATGCGCGACGAAGGGGCTGGGCGCCGGCGCGATGCCGGACGTAGGCGCGAAGGCGGCGCTTGAATCGCTTGAGGACATCCGTTCCTACCTCAAAGGCGCAGACATGGTCTACCTTACGGCCGGAATGGGCGGCGGCACTGGCACGGGCGCAATCCCGATCATAGCGCGCGCCGCGAAGGAGATGGGCATCCTCACTGTGGCGGTGGTCACAAAACCGTTCTCGTTCGAGGGCAGACGCCGCGGCCGCTACGCCGAAGAGGGCATCTTAAAGCTTTTCCCCGAGGTCGACGCGCTGATAGTCGTCCCCAACGACAGGCTTCTTGACATGGCGCGCGCAAATACGCCGATAACGGAATCATTTGCCCTGGCCGACGAGATACTGCGCCAGGCGGTGCAGGGAGTCACCGACCTTGTAACGCGCCCCGGCCTGGTAAACGTCGACTTCGCCGACCTTAAAGCGATTATGAAGAGCGCCGGACATTCTGTGATGGGCATAGGCTCCGGCACAGGCGAGGAGGCCGTCGTCAAGGCGGTCAAAAACGCGCTCGAAAGCCCGCTCATGGAATGCTCCATGCACGGCGCAAAAGGCGTGCTCATGAACATCACCTACAAAGGCGAGCTTCCGCTCTATGAAATAAGCCGCGCCTCCGAAATAATAGAAGACGTTAAATCCACTGACGCAAACTTCATCTGGGGCTGCATCGAAGACGACACCATAGCAAACGACGTAGAGGTGACGCTTATCGCGGCCGGCTTCGACGACGTTGAAAGCTGCACGCCGTGTGCGCCGAGCGTTCCCAAAACGGTTCAGGCCGCGCCCACGATGCGCGTAAGAACGCAGCCGGCGCGCCGCGCGGAGCCGGAAGCGCCGCAGGTGCAGACGGCCGAGGTCTGCGAGCCAGTCCGCGCGCCCATAAAAGAGACGCATACGCCAGCGTGGCTGCGCGAAGACAACACAATAGCCGAAGACCGCGCCGCGGGAAACAAAAGACCGGCAAACAACAGCAAGGTCTCGACCTATGACATCTACGAAAGTCCGGCCTTCGCAAGAATGGGTCACAAACTCAAAAAACAGCAGTAGTCGGCTATGCGGCATAAATCAATAAGATGAAAGAAGGGCC encodes the following:
- a CDS encoding desulfoferrodoxin family protein, translated to MKLGEIMKDGDFKAEKHVPTIEAPESIKKGEEALVKVMVGKEIKHPNTPLHHISWIQLYFKPDDATPAVDVAKFSFNSHGDTMDLEKPGCAVTEPASCVRFKPTKSGTLIAESFCNVHGPWECSKKIEVTE
- a CDS encoding DciA family protein; its protein translation is MSGAKEDKFKSAADIVSSAIFGSDASRALPDAGRWAQLRLALKMAELEEKWEQAAGTALASKSRPAACDASGDVMTVLIHVADQTVLSSVRFRKNQLERRLAGFFGVPSVRADFKVGPVVRPPETKEAAAAADRRPPVLLSDAEVRDETLKFSDEGLSVEAAEKFARIKLSLEKLAKRRDTGQK
- the mnmG gene encoding tRNA uridine-5-carboxymethylaminomethyl(34) synthesis enzyme MnmG, which translates into the protein MKINDKYDVIVIGGGHAGCEAALAASRMGCRTLLLCLYLESIAMMPCNPSIGGPAKGHMVREIDALGGECAAAADAATRHLRWLNTSKGAAVRALRAQCSPRRYSDHYRCALLRQNNLELHQAQASELIVENGAARGVKIKTGQSFYASCVILATGTYLASKIHIGLTCHKSGPLGMVSAYDFSRSLKKAGLETGRLRTDTTPRLHLDTIDWESLECQKSITEPQALSFFGEKKIYDEMVCGMTRTNEQTHSIIRKYFEQSPLWTGRLGTEGPRYCPSIDDKIIKFPEKDSHPIFLEPIAPEGKEVYVQNFSTSMCFEAQLESVRTIKGCEKAHILRPGYAIEYDFVQPTQLTAWLEAKPVKNLFLAGQINGTSGYEEAAAQGLIAGINAAMRVKEKEPFVLRRDESYIGVLIDDLVTKGTKEPYRMLTSRCEYRLLLRHDNAADRLCEKGYKAGLLPEEKWSRFLESQKLTEAEAARIKLFRIEPTPENNEKITAASSSSITEPTSAENLLRRPEISWDLIASMTGSELEKEYGEKIADGLKYEGYIERQLRQVEKFRRMELLKIPDYINYETLTGLSAEGRAKLLKIKPAALGQASRIPGVPPTDIQLLWVAIEGGRREKNDERRERG
- the recF gene encoding DNA replication and repair protein RecF (All proteins in this family for which functions are known are DNA-binding proteins that assist the filamentation of RecA onto DNA for the initiation of recombination or recombinational repair.) — protein: MGFSRVRFNNFKNIEPREMRWSPGLNLLTGKNGAGKTNILEGINIISGWGPLDGGAKASSLASWNSGSQEIQLTGELESKEIIRVKIAKRFMLKIDEKTTSASDLRWKIPVLTFLPEDMSIIEGASASRRRLIDMLLAIIIPSYALRLSEYRRGVRQKAQFLKRGMPSLVADRVLMPLASWIWKMREEGVRLLSSCLDDLSDLTPAKIELSLKRGGAGFCQEHEEDYARAVFANRERESALKFPLVGPHRDDVIITAGGRLAADSQSRGLRRRTAIALLLCAADGVRRKTGRSPVLLLDEVTAELDDIGRALLFDALTARRTQVFAATAESAASFPGAVYTVTNGAVSENFS
- a CDS encoding cupin domain-containing protein; translated protein: MILKNQEEGIQREKLGGTGNGRALAFPIDIPDTNGAFIMTTRLELEPGASIGYHKHEDNEEVYFIMAGSGLYCEENEKRTVKAGDILLCRRGNSHGIENTEAETLKIGAAIAKRS
- the dnaN gene encoding DNA polymerase III subunit beta gives rise to the protein MKLTINKKLFLASWGLAERSTSTTGSVSILSSILLKAGPDEVTLQATDIKTSVICRTSGITVYEPGDAVFPIKMVSDLFKKAPGEEFTLEVKEGKVTLRAGKSKYNFSTYPLAEFPVLPSSEKARPFCTVSASELARVLDEGTLAASSGEEFPLYLSSANLQIVQNRLDVVSTDTRRLALASVSVTEPGGDASALLPMKGVKELQRILSSLAPDTTVSVLYDSAQFYFKTDSLEFTVRRVESKFPPYEKILPKGSTLEVLTDRGALISALERADVIVRDFNRMVIMDIVPGESLMLRAKAPDFGQAKEEVAADISGAELRIAINSKFFLEALKVLREPDVKLSFNGQAGHMAVKRSASDDFLCLIAPINLTEAELRAADPDSDGTDGI
- the dnaA gene encoding chromosomal replication initiator protein DnaA gives rise to the protein MSKDLDIIWKEYYKYCLEKLGPEDKTAEIYLQTCMPISLDGGVLVLDVATQFAMDQIAKRYLPRMKELLVETSFGSDIQLKVPVETAFPTDKESRLSEPRLPEPQKTSAGRNGLNPNYVFSSFVVGKSNRLPHAASLAVAESPGNTYNPFFIWGKVGLGKTHLMHAIGHHIEAANQNTKILYVSAEKFTNDLITAIRNNTNQEFRARYRELDVLMIDDVQFIAGKEQTQEEFFWTFNTLHDAKKQIIISADRPPKDIDGIADRLVSRFEWGLVTDIQPPDLETRVAILQKKAEMKKYMNIPDDVIMFIAQNIPSNIRELEGSLNRIVACSDLNHEPINIENAGVWLKDLIKEHPTGAVSIGLIQQLTAEAFGFSMDELLSKKRTADLALARQTAMYVARNKTSEALIQIAYAFNKKDHTVVIHACRKITELIKSDLRVRSFVDNIVNKL